In Daucus carota subsp. sativus chromosome 4, DH1 v3.0, whole genome shotgun sequence, one DNA window encodes the following:
- the LOC135152049 gene encoding uncharacterized protein LOC135152049, with the protein MLDAASGGALWAKSYDEAYELIEMMAANEYQNPNQRLHQVKAAGVLDVDATTALTAQIKALTMKIDSLANLGVQPPPNICELCAGAHSSDQCAISSVSAQFVSNFQRSQQPAPATYHPNNRNHPNFSWSNNQNFMQQPQQQFQQQGAGPFNPSGFQQQFAPRQQFQHPGFQQQNHGVAGQSSNERSELEELRLMVKSQSVSIKTLENQIGQIANALINRPQGTLPSDTEANPGRKEVKEQVETPVLSSESNSGKTVVEANKNEISEEASKESAEKSSPKADVGVKQVYPPPPFPKRLQKHKLDKQFAKFLEELETVALTEECSAVLQQKLPPKLKDPGSFTIPCTIGKLSFDKCLCDLGASINLTPLSVFKKLGLPEPKPTNMHLQLADRSITYPRGIVEDVLVKVDKLIFPTDFVILDFEEDKKIPIILGRPFLATGQTLIDVQKGELTMRVQDQRVTFKVFNAMKFPTDEEECFKVEPLEAVEKSKMEEKPRPYDMHDIHRRFAKDLTQTLGSAFRAIGVEVDWPVFGDGMVYSPPDPPPEEENLDGGRMDFSRLIR; encoded by the exons atgctcgatgcagcatcaggtggagctctatgggctaagagctatgatgaaGCTTATGAGTTGATTGAGATGATGGccgcgaatgaatatcagaatcctaatcagcgtcttcatcaggtcAAGGCAGCAGGTGTtctagatgttgatgctactacagcctTGACTGCTCAaattaaggctcttactatgaagataGATTCCTTAGCTAACTTGGGAGTTCAACCACCACCTAATATTTGCGAGCTTTGTGCGGGTGCACATTCTTcggatcagtgtgctatatctagcgtatccgctcagtttgtgagcaacttccAGAGGTCTCAACAGCCAGCACCAGCCACTTATCATCCTAATAaccggaatcatccgaatttcagctggagcaacaatCAAAATTTCATGCAACAACcgcagcaacagtttcagcagcaaggagctggacctttcaacccttctggttttcaacaacaattTGCACCGAGGCAGCAATTCCAACAccctggattccagcaacaaaatcatggggtggctggacagtcttccaacgaaagatcagaattggaagaattaagaCTTATGGTTAAAAGCCAatcggtgtcaatcaagactttggagaatcagattgggcaaattgctaatgcgttgattaatagaccacaaggaactcttcctagtgatactgaggccaatccgggtaGGAAAGAggtgaaggaacag gttgaaacacccgtgctctcatctgagtctaatagtggaaaaactgttgttgaagctaATAAGAATGAAATCAgcgaggaagcaagcaaggaatcAGCCGAGAAGTCTAGTCCAAAAGCTGATGTTGGGGTCAAGCAAGTGTATCCACCTCCCCCatttccgaagagacttcagaagcataagctcgacaaacaattcgctaaatttctagag GAGTTGGAGACTGTGGCGTTGACCGAGGAGTGCAGTGCGGTGTTACAGCAGAAATTGCCTCCGAAACTTAAAGATCCCGGAAGTTTCACAATACCATGTACTATTGGCAAGTTATCTTTCGACAAGTGTTtgtgtgacttgggagctagtATCAATCTGACGCCGTTgtctgtcttcaagaaacttggtctgccggagccgaaacctacaaacatgcacttacaactggctgatcggtccatcacatACCCGAGAGGTATAGTGGAAGACGTCTTGGTTAAGGTCGATAAGCTCATTTTCCCTACTGACTTTGTCATTCTAGACTTCGAGGaggataagaagattcccattatcttgggaaggccgTTCTTAGCTACAGGTCAAACTTTAATCGATGTGCAAAAAGGGgagcttacaatgagagttcaagatcagagagtcacttttaaggtgttcaacgcaatgaaatttccaaccgacgaagaagaatgctttaaggtggagccaCTAGAAGCTGTTGAAAAGTCTAAGATGGAGGAAAAGCCAAGGCCAT atgacatgcatgacattcaccgccgttttgcaaaggatttgactcaaactcttgggagtgcttttcgagcTATTGGTGTGgaggttgattggccagtgtttggagatggcatggtatattcaccacctgatcctccacccgaggagg AGAACCTAGATGGAGGGAGGATGGACTTTTCCAGGCTTATACGGTGA
- the LOC135152047 gene encoding uncharacterized protein LOC135152047: MEVYVDVDEMLVKSLNKADHLEHLKEAFEVLRTHNKMMLNPAKCAFGVGSGKFLGLMVSKRGIEANPDKIKAILDMEPPKSIRDVQKLTALKKVKNFEWTEESQVAFEELKKYMAEPPLLSKPIDGETLYVYLAVSEQALSAVLVREELKVQKPVPKASGRLIKWAIELGEFDIRYKPRTAIKAQTLADFLVECTINNGEVGGQEEKIEDKVENKGEVPKQPKEYWLLFFDGASKTKGSGAGLVLQSPDGFTVEYAIKLDFPTTNNEAEYEALIDGLGLARTLRVRNLKVCGDSKLVVFQVNGEFEAREDTMLRYLRIVKTQMALFEECIVEYLPREENTKADALSQFASSDDEVCSGSVYYQVMRTPSIDAKLVAPIDTGATWMDEIKLYLENGHLPTNADETRKLQVRALKYVLIEGILYRKSFVIPYLRCLRPDEAREALREVHEGVCGQHLGGRALAHKVTRLGFYWPDMLKHAQEYVKRYGIPRIMVTDNGTQFNNAEFKSYSEDYSIELRFTSIAHPQANGQAEVANRIILDGLKKRVEKAHGSWAEELLPILWAYRTTCKVSTGTTPFQLAYGAEAVVPLEITHTSLRVQQYEPEANEEGMRLALDMIDEIRDEAHAKIVENQKRASYYYNLRVKERYFREGDLVLRKVEASGVGPKGKMAPNWEGPYQIKAVTGHGSYKLQTLEGIEVPRSWHATNLKIYYV; encoded by the exons ATGGAAGTATACGTTGATGTTGATGAGATGCTAGTGAAAAGCTTGAATAAAGCGGATCACCTAGAGCATTTGAAAGAAGCTTTTGAggtcctgaggacgcataataagatgatgttgaacccagccaagtgtgcctttggggttGGTTCCGGGAAATTCCTTGGTCTAATGGTCTCCAAACGTGGTATTGAGGCCAACCCTGACAAAATAAAAGCTATCCTCGACATGGAACCGCCCAAAAGTATAAGGGATGTACAAAAGTTAACAG CTTTGAAGAAGGTTAAGAATTTCGAGTGGACAGAAGAGAGCCAAGTAGCTTTTGAGGAACTAAAGAAGTACATGGCAGAGCCACCTCTCCTATCGAAACCCATTGATGGAGAGACCTTGTATGTATACCTGGCTGTTTCAGAACAAGCACTGAGTGCTGTATTAGTTCGAGAGGAGTTGAAAGTTCAAAAACCGGT cccgaaggctagtggaagattaaTCAAGTGGGCAATTGAGCTCGGGGAGTTCGATATCCGATACAAACCGCGAACAGCGATTAAGGCTCAAACTTTAGCTGACTTCCTCGTTGAATGTACCATTAACAACggggaagtcggggggcaagaGGAAAAGATTGAGGACAAGGTTGAAAACAAGGGTGAAGTACCCAAGCAACCTAAAGAATATtggttactattttttgacggggcttcaaaaacaaaaggtagtggtgcaggacttgtgctccaaagccccGATGGCTTTACTGTGGAATACGCCATTAAGCTGGACTTCCCAACTACTAACAACGAAGCCGAATATGAGGCTTTGATAGATGGGCTTGGATTAGCCAGGACCCTGAGGGTAAGGAACTTGAAGGTCTGTGGTGACTCGAAGCTGGTGGTtttccaagtgaatggtgagtttgaagctCGGGAAGACACAATGCTTAGATATCTGAGGATTGTAAAGACTCAAATGGCATTGTTCGAAGAATGTATTGTAGAATATTTGCCAAGAGAGGAGAACACTAAGGCTGATGCCTTGTCCCAATTTGCATCCTCTGATGATGAGGTATGCTCGGGAAGTGTTTATTATCAGGTTATGAGAACCCCAAGCATCGATGCAAAATTGGTTGCTCCGATTGATACGGGAGCCACCTGGATGGATGAAATCAAATTGTACCTTGAAAATGGCCATCTACCAACCAATGCTGATGAAACACGAAAGTTGCAGGTAAGGGCCCTTAAGTACGTGCTCATTGAGGGGATCTTATATCGGAAGTCGTTTGTCATCCCCTACTTGAGGTGCCTAAGGCCTGATGAGGCACGAGAGGCTCTTAGggaagttcatgaaggggtGTGTGGCCAACATCTTGGAGGAAGGGCATTGGCTCACAAAGTCACCCGTCTAGGATTTTATTGGCCTGACATGCTAAAGCATGCCCAAGAATATGTGAAGAG GTATGGAATACCACGAATCATGGTGACAGACAATGGGACCCAGTTCAACAATGCTGAGTTTAAGAGTTATTCTGAAGATTATTCAATTGAACTGCGCTTCACCTCGATTGCTCATCCTCAAGCTAAcggacaagctgaggtggctaataggataatccttgatggaCTGAAAAAGAGGGTTGAGAAGGCCCACGGGTCATGGGCCGAGGAACTGCTTCCAATACTTTGGGCGTATCGAACAACTTGTAAAGTCTCTACCGGAACAACCCCATTCCAGTTAGCTTATGGAGCTGAGGCAGTCGTACCCCTAGAAATCACACATACTTCCTTAAGGGTCCAGCAATATGAGCCGGAAGCCAATGAGGAAGGCATGAGACTTGCACTCGACATGATTGATGAAATCCGTGAtgaagctcatgctaagattgtggaaaaccagaagCGAGCTTCCTACTATTACAACCTACGAGTTAAAGAACGATACTTTCGAGAAGGAGATCTAGTACTTAGAAAGGTTGAAGCCTCTGGGGTGGGCCCCAAGGGCAAGATGGCTCCTAACTGGGAAGGCCCATATCAAATTAAGGCTGTTACgggccatggctcatacaagctTCAGACCCTTGAAGGAATTGAAGTCCCAAGAAGTTGGCACGCGACCAACTTGAAGATATATTATGTTTGA